From a single Andrena cerasifolii isolate SP2316 chromosome 8, iyAndCera1_principal, whole genome shotgun sequence genomic region:
- the Orp8 gene encoding oxysterol-binding protein-related protein 8 isoform X5 — MGININKFRSIMSSQPIVVPGGDQRSQPETHSMSVGSSTDTFKTMTPPNVSRSLSNRLPTMGEANQKTDNASDKSMDSCKLTRKESYKAQRKNYRMEKKRVANELLSSFKDPTVIVMSDWLKVRGTLKSWTKLWCILKPGLLLLYKSPKTKSNHWVGTVLLNTCQVIERPSKKDGFCFKLFHPLEQSIWAPRGPEKEAIGAVVQPLPTSYLIFRAPSQAAGKCWLDALELSLRCSSLIVRSTSAIPRTLPHDTTTTHETQWSEADYEKHFDDHDLDDISQPENGAVADVEISASDSESEGSAKEDQPETIDETPYVANENEVLGATGEVVAELQEEQKSLIWFLMKQVRPGMDLSKVVLPTFILEPRSFLEKLADSYYHADLLSRAVVEDDAFTRMKGVVKWYLSGFYKKPQGLKKPYNPLLGETFRCYWQHSNGSRTFYIAEQLSHHPPISGFYVTNRQDGFTISATIIAKSKFYGNSTSAVLDGVAILTMLPRGEDYTMTVPYAYCKGILMGTLSMELGGKVHINCEKTGYHAELDFKLKPFLGGAEQMNQVVGAIRLGKETLANVSGYWDGQIVITDKRAGQETVFFNPTPEVRKKRLKKYTVPLEHQGPWESEKLWYDVTQAINRDDQVAATEAKTHLEEAQRDRAKERKFKGQEWIPKYFVQDIITGNWVYRHADVRPWDSRNDVVQYEQDYIVRTKTRHKTPIMRTGSIVSTDPQSQIPLLQAESRSSLSVLKSSKRQLSNNLPLTATVHDSGSSSAEVHSDSSQSVGKRKRSTARIINIIKEVERQMLEYGDKLNHIQHVIEQLARKQREQGDQHHSISMLKSFIDTILVIVIVFSVQYFVKIWNEEPSGG, encoded by the exons ATGGGCATCAATATTAATAAGTTCCG ATCTATAATGAGTTCCCAACCAATCGTGGTACCTGGTGGCGATCAACGATCTCAACCAGAAACTCATTCTATGTCCGTTGGAAGCTCCACTGATACCTTCAAAACCATGACACCGCCAAATGTTAGCAGATCTCTTAGTAACC GGCTGCCTACAATGGGGGAAGCTAATCAAAAGACAGATAATGCATCTGATAAG TCCATGGATTCTTGCAAATTAACACGGAAAGAATCGTACAAGGCTCAGCGAAAGAATTATCGAATGGAAAAGAAGAGAGTCGCCAATGAACTTTTAAGTTCATTTAAGGATCCGACCGTCATTGTGATGAGCGACTGGCTGAAAGTTCGCGGTACATTAAAGAGCTGGACAAAACTCTGGTGCATTTTGAAGCCTGGGTTGCTGCTACTGTACAAAAGCCCGAAAACAAAG AGTAATCATTGGGTGGGAACGGTGTTACTTAATACGTGTCAAGTAATAGAGCGGCCGAGTAAAAAGGACGgcttttgttttaaattgtttCATCCTTTGGAACAATCGATATGGGCTCCAAGAGGTCCTGAGAAAGAGGCTATCG GTGCTGTGGTACAACCGCTGCCAACTTCTTACTTGATCTTTAGAGCTCCTTCGCAGGCAGCTGGTAAATGTTGGTTAGATGCGCTTGAATTGTCATTGCGTTGTTCCTCTCTAATTGTACGTTCGACAAGCGCGATACCACGTACTCTACCGCACGATACTACAACAACTCACGAGACCCAATGGAGCGAAGCAGACTACGAAAAGCATTTCGATGATCACG ACTTGGACGACATTAGTCAACCAGAAAATGGAGCTGTAGCCGATGTAGAAATCAGTGCCTCTGACAGCGAGTCCGAAGGATCGGCCAAAGAGGATCAACCCGAGACGATCGACGAGACTCCTTACGTTGCCAATGAGAACGAAGTTCTCGGTGCG ACTGGGGAAGTGGTCGCAGAATTACAGGAAGAGCAGAAGTCTTTAATATGGTTCCTGATGAAGCAAGTCCGACCAGGCATGGACTTGTCGAAAGTGGTCCTGCCGACCTTCATCCTAGAACCCCGTTCATTCTTAGAGAAGCTGGCTGATTCCTATTACCACGCGGACTTGTTATCCCG AGCAGTAGTGGAAGATGATGCATTTACACGCATGAAAGGCGTCGTTAAGTGGTATTTGTCTGGTTTCTACAAGAAACCTCAGGGCTTGAAAAAACCGTATAACCCGCTTTTAGGGGAAACGTTCCGCTGCTATTGGCAGCATTCTAATGGTTCTAGAACTTTCTATATAGCCGAACAA CTGTCTCATCACCCACCTATATCAGGATTTTACGTAACGAACCGACAAGATGGATTTACTATTAGCGCTACGATTATTGCCAAGTCCAAGTTTTATG GAAATTCGACATCGGCGGTTTTGGATGGCGTTGCAATATTGACGATGTTACCCAGAGGAGAAGATTATACCATGACTGTACCTTACGCTTATTGTAAAGGTATTCTTATGGGTACGTTGTCCATGGAGCTAGGTGGAAAGGTTCATATAAACTGCGAGAAAACGGGTTACCATGCCGAATTGGATTTTAAACTAAAG CCATTCCTGGGTGGCGCAGAACAAATGAATCAAGTCGTAGGAGCAATACGTCTTGGCAAGGAAACTCTTGCTAACGTGTCGGGGTATTGGGACGGTCAGATTGTGATTACTGATAAGAGGGCGGGG CAAGAAACCGTATTCTTCAATCCGACTCCAGAAGTGCGTAAAAAGAGATTGAAGAAGTACACCGTACCTCTGGAGCATCAAGGACCATGGGAGAGCGAGAAGTTGTGGTACGACGTTACGCAAGCGATCAATCGAGACGATCAAGTCGCTGCCACAGAGGCGAAGACCCATTTGGAGGAAGCCCAAAGGGACCGTGCTAAGGAACGGAAATTTAAGGGGCAGGAGTGGATCCCTAAATATTTCGTCCAG GATATTATAACGGGTAATTGGGTGTATCGGCATGCAGATGTTCGACCGTGGGATTCTAGAAACGACGTGGTGCAGTACGAACAGGATTATATCGTTCGTACGAAAACTAGGCACAAGACGCCAATTATGCGCACTGGTAGTATAGTTTCGACCGACCCACAATCACAG ATTCCGCTTCTTCAAGCCGAATCTCGTTCTTCGCTCTCTGTATTGAAGTCTTCGAAAAGACAATTGTCGAACAATTTACCATTAACAGCGACGGTTCACGATTCTGGGAGTTCGTCCGCAGAGGTACACTCGGATTCTAGTCAGTCGGTGGGCAAAAGAAAGCGTTCTACAGCAAG aataataaatattattaaggaagTAGAGCGTCAAATGTTGGAATACGGGGACAAGCTGAATCACATACAACATGTAATAGAGCAGCTCGCCAGAAAGCAAAGAGAACAGGGTGACCAACATCATAGTATAAGTATGTTGAAGAGCTTCATAGACACGATTCTTGTTATTGTAATTGTCTTTTCTGTACAATACTTTGTGAAAATATGGAACGAAGAGCCCAGCGGAGGTTGA
- the Orp8 gene encoding oxysterol-binding protein-related protein 8 isoform X4 translates to MGININKFRSIMSSQPIVVPGGDQRSQPETHSMSVGSSTDTFKTMTPPNVSRSLSNQPVDQQLRRSSAQVQSATLPKLPSTESLSTSVNLTTAAPPLSPGLPTMGEANQKTDNASDKSMDSCKLTRKESYKAQRKNYRMEKKRVANELLSSFKDPTVIVMSDWLKVRGTLKSWTKLWCILKPGLLLLYKSPKTKSNHWVGTVLLNTCQVIERPSKKDGFCFKLFHPLEQSIWAPRGPEKEAIGAVVQPLPTSYLIFRAPSQAAGKCWLDALELSLRCSSLIVRSTSAIPRTLPHDTTTTHETQWSEADYEKHFDDHDLDDISQPENGAVADVEISASDSESEGSAKEDQPETIDETPYVANENEVLGATGEVVAELQEEQKSLIWFLMKQVRPGMDLSKVVLPTFILEPRSFLEKLADSYYHADLLSRAVVEDDAFTRMKGVVKWYLSGFYKKPQGLKKPYNPLLGETFRCYWQHSNGSRTFYIAEQLSHHPPISGFYVTNRQDGFTISATIIAKSKFYGNSTSAVLDGVAILTMLPRGEDYTMTVPYAYCKGILMGTLSMELGGKVHINCEKTGYHAELDFKLKPFLGGAEQMNQVVGAIRLGKETLANVSGYWDGQIVITDKRAGQETVFFNPTPEVRKKRLKKYTVPLEHQGPWESEKLWYDVTQAINRDDQVAATEAKTHLEEAQRDRAKERKFKGQEWIPKYFVQDIITGNWVYRHADVRPWDSRNDVVQYEQDYIVRTKTRHKTPIMRTGSIVSTDPQSQIPLLQAESRSSLSVLKSSKRQLSNNLPLTATVHDSGSSSAEVHSDSSQSVGKRKRSTARIINIIKEVERQMLEYGDKLNHIQHVIEQLARKQREQGDQHHSISMLKSFIDTILVIVIVFSVQYFVKIWNEEPSGG, encoded by the exons ATGGGCATCAATATTAATAAGTTCCG ATCTATAATGAGTTCCCAACCAATCGTGGTACCTGGTGGCGATCAACGATCTCAACCAGAAACTCATTCTATGTCCGTTGGAAGCTCCACTGATACCTTCAAAACCATGACACCGCCAAATGTTAGCAGATCTCTTAGTAACC AACCAGTGGATCAACAACTTCGACGAAGCAGTGCTCAAGTACAGTCTGCAACATTACCTAAACTTCCATCGACAGAGTCCCTATCGACAAGTGTAAATTTAACAACTGCTGCACCTCCACTATCTCCAG GGCTGCCTACAATGGGGGAAGCTAATCAAAAGACAGATAATGCATCTGATAAG TCCATGGATTCTTGCAAATTAACACGGAAAGAATCGTACAAGGCTCAGCGAAAGAATTATCGAATGGAAAAGAAGAGAGTCGCCAATGAACTTTTAAGTTCATTTAAGGATCCGACCGTCATTGTGATGAGCGACTGGCTGAAAGTTCGCGGTACATTAAAGAGCTGGACAAAACTCTGGTGCATTTTGAAGCCTGGGTTGCTGCTACTGTACAAAAGCCCGAAAACAAAG AGTAATCATTGGGTGGGAACGGTGTTACTTAATACGTGTCAAGTAATAGAGCGGCCGAGTAAAAAGGACGgcttttgttttaaattgtttCATCCTTTGGAACAATCGATATGGGCTCCAAGAGGTCCTGAGAAAGAGGCTATCG GTGCTGTGGTACAACCGCTGCCAACTTCTTACTTGATCTTTAGAGCTCCTTCGCAGGCAGCTGGTAAATGTTGGTTAGATGCGCTTGAATTGTCATTGCGTTGTTCCTCTCTAATTGTACGTTCGACAAGCGCGATACCACGTACTCTACCGCACGATACTACAACAACTCACGAGACCCAATGGAGCGAAGCAGACTACGAAAAGCATTTCGATGATCACG ACTTGGACGACATTAGTCAACCAGAAAATGGAGCTGTAGCCGATGTAGAAATCAGTGCCTCTGACAGCGAGTCCGAAGGATCGGCCAAAGAGGATCAACCCGAGACGATCGACGAGACTCCTTACGTTGCCAATGAGAACGAAGTTCTCGGTGCG ACTGGGGAAGTGGTCGCAGAATTACAGGAAGAGCAGAAGTCTTTAATATGGTTCCTGATGAAGCAAGTCCGACCAGGCATGGACTTGTCGAAAGTGGTCCTGCCGACCTTCATCCTAGAACCCCGTTCATTCTTAGAGAAGCTGGCTGATTCCTATTACCACGCGGACTTGTTATCCCG AGCAGTAGTGGAAGATGATGCATTTACACGCATGAAAGGCGTCGTTAAGTGGTATTTGTCTGGTTTCTACAAGAAACCTCAGGGCTTGAAAAAACCGTATAACCCGCTTTTAGGGGAAACGTTCCGCTGCTATTGGCAGCATTCTAATGGTTCTAGAACTTTCTATATAGCCGAACAA CTGTCTCATCACCCACCTATATCAGGATTTTACGTAACGAACCGACAAGATGGATTTACTATTAGCGCTACGATTATTGCCAAGTCCAAGTTTTATG GAAATTCGACATCGGCGGTTTTGGATGGCGTTGCAATATTGACGATGTTACCCAGAGGAGAAGATTATACCATGACTGTACCTTACGCTTATTGTAAAGGTATTCTTATGGGTACGTTGTCCATGGAGCTAGGTGGAAAGGTTCATATAAACTGCGAGAAAACGGGTTACCATGCCGAATTGGATTTTAAACTAAAG CCATTCCTGGGTGGCGCAGAACAAATGAATCAAGTCGTAGGAGCAATACGTCTTGGCAAGGAAACTCTTGCTAACGTGTCGGGGTATTGGGACGGTCAGATTGTGATTACTGATAAGAGGGCGGGG CAAGAAACCGTATTCTTCAATCCGACTCCAGAAGTGCGTAAAAAGAGATTGAAGAAGTACACCGTACCTCTGGAGCATCAAGGACCATGGGAGAGCGAGAAGTTGTGGTACGACGTTACGCAAGCGATCAATCGAGACGATCAAGTCGCTGCCACAGAGGCGAAGACCCATTTGGAGGAAGCCCAAAGGGACCGTGCTAAGGAACGGAAATTTAAGGGGCAGGAGTGGATCCCTAAATATTTCGTCCAG GATATTATAACGGGTAATTGGGTGTATCGGCATGCAGATGTTCGACCGTGGGATTCTAGAAACGACGTGGTGCAGTACGAACAGGATTATATCGTTCGTACGAAAACTAGGCACAAGACGCCAATTATGCGCACTGGTAGTATAGTTTCGACCGACCCACAATCACAG ATTCCGCTTCTTCAAGCCGAATCTCGTTCTTCGCTCTCTGTATTGAAGTCTTCGAAAAGACAATTGTCGAACAATTTACCATTAACAGCGACGGTTCACGATTCTGGGAGTTCGTCCGCAGAGGTACACTCGGATTCTAGTCAGTCGGTGGGCAAAAGAAAGCGTTCTACAGCAAG aataataaatattattaaggaagTAGAGCGTCAAATGTTGGAATACGGGGACAAGCTGAATCACATACAACATGTAATAGAGCAGCTCGCCAGAAAGCAAAGAGAACAGGGTGACCAACATCATAGTATAAGTATGTTGAAGAGCTTCATAGACACGATTCTTGTTATTGTAATTGTCTTTTCTGTACAATACTTTGTGAAAATATGGAACGAAGAGCCCAGCGGAGGTTGA
- the Orp8 gene encoding oxysterol-binding protein-related protein 8 isoform X3, translated as MSSQPIVVPGGDQRSQPETHSMSVGSSTDTFKTMTPPNVSRSLSNRSSDSGCGTLPSKLEPVDQQLRRSSAQVQSATLPKLPSTESLSTSVNLTTAAPPLSPGLPTMGEANQKTDNASDKSMDSCKLTRKESYKAQRKNYRMEKKRVANELLSSFKDPTVIVMSDWLKVRGTLKSWTKLWCILKPGLLLLYKSPKTKSNHWVGTVLLNTCQVIERPSKKDGFCFKLFHPLEQSIWAPRGPEKEAIGAVVQPLPTSYLIFRAPSQAAGKCWLDALELSLRCSSLIVRSTSAIPRTLPHDTTTTHETQWSEADYEKHFDDHDLDDISQPENGAVADVEISASDSESEGSAKEDQPETIDETPYVANENEVLGATGEVVAELQEEQKSLIWFLMKQVRPGMDLSKVVLPTFILEPRSFLEKLADSYYHADLLSRAVVEDDAFTRMKGVVKWYLSGFYKKPQGLKKPYNPLLGETFRCYWQHSNGSRTFYIAEQLSHHPPISGFYVTNRQDGFTISATIIAKSKFYGNSTSAVLDGVAILTMLPRGEDYTMTVPYAYCKGILMGTLSMELGGKVHINCEKTGYHAELDFKLKPFLGGAEQMNQVVGAIRLGKETLANVSGYWDGQIVITDKRAGQETVFFNPTPEVRKKRLKKYTVPLEHQGPWESEKLWYDVTQAINRDDQVAATEAKTHLEEAQRDRAKERKFKGQEWIPKYFVQDIITGNWVYRHADVRPWDSRNDVVQYEQDYIVRTKTRHKTPIMRTGSIVSTDPQSQIPLLQAESRSSLSVLKSSKRQLSNNLPLTATVHDSGSSSAEVHSDSSQSVGKRKRSTARIINIIKEVERQMLEYGDKLNHIQHVIEQLARKQREQGDQHHSISMLKSFIDTILVIVIVFSVQYFVKIWNEEPSGG; from the exons ATGAGTTCCCAACCAATCGTGGTACCTGGTGGCGATCAACGATCTCAACCAGAAACTCATTCTATGTCCGTTGGAAGCTCCACTGATACCTTCAAAACCATGACACCGCCAAATGTTAGCAGATCTCTTAGTAACC GTAGTAGTGACAGTGGATGTGGTACATTACCGAGTAAGCTAG AACCAGTGGATCAACAACTTCGACGAAGCAGTGCTCAAGTACAGTCTGCAACATTACCTAAACTTCCATCGACAGAGTCCCTATCGACAAGTGTAAATTTAACAACTGCTGCACCTCCACTATCTCCAG GGCTGCCTACAATGGGGGAAGCTAATCAAAAGACAGATAATGCATCTGATAAG TCCATGGATTCTTGCAAATTAACACGGAAAGAATCGTACAAGGCTCAGCGAAAGAATTATCGAATGGAAAAGAAGAGAGTCGCCAATGAACTTTTAAGTTCATTTAAGGATCCGACCGTCATTGTGATGAGCGACTGGCTGAAAGTTCGCGGTACATTAAAGAGCTGGACAAAACTCTGGTGCATTTTGAAGCCTGGGTTGCTGCTACTGTACAAAAGCCCGAAAACAAAG AGTAATCATTGGGTGGGAACGGTGTTACTTAATACGTGTCAAGTAATAGAGCGGCCGAGTAAAAAGGACGgcttttgttttaaattgtttCATCCTTTGGAACAATCGATATGGGCTCCAAGAGGTCCTGAGAAAGAGGCTATCG GTGCTGTGGTACAACCGCTGCCAACTTCTTACTTGATCTTTAGAGCTCCTTCGCAGGCAGCTGGTAAATGTTGGTTAGATGCGCTTGAATTGTCATTGCGTTGTTCCTCTCTAATTGTACGTTCGACAAGCGCGATACCACGTACTCTACCGCACGATACTACAACAACTCACGAGACCCAATGGAGCGAAGCAGACTACGAAAAGCATTTCGATGATCACG ACTTGGACGACATTAGTCAACCAGAAAATGGAGCTGTAGCCGATGTAGAAATCAGTGCCTCTGACAGCGAGTCCGAAGGATCGGCCAAAGAGGATCAACCCGAGACGATCGACGAGACTCCTTACGTTGCCAATGAGAACGAAGTTCTCGGTGCG ACTGGGGAAGTGGTCGCAGAATTACAGGAAGAGCAGAAGTCTTTAATATGGTTCCTGATGAAGCAAGTCCGACCAGGCATGGACTTGTCGAAAGTGGTCCTGCCGACCTTCATCCTAGAACCCCGTTCATTCTTAGAGAAGCTGGCTGATTCCTATTACCACGCGGACTTGTTATCCCG AGCAGTAGTGGAAGATGATGCATTTACACGCATGAAAGGCGTCGTTAAGTGGTATTTGTCTGGTTTCTACAAGAAACCTCAGGGCTTGAAAAAACCGTATAACCCGCTTTTAGGGGAAACGTTCCGCTGCTATTGGCAGCATTCTAATGGTTCTAGAACTTTCTATATAGCCGAACAA CTGTCTCATCACCCACCTATATCAGGATTTTACGTAACGAACCGACAAGATGGATTTACTATTAGCGCTACGATTATTGCCAAGTCCAAGTTTTATG GAAATTCGACATCGGCGGTTTTGGATGGCGTTGCAATATTGACGATGTTACCCAGAGGAGAAGATTATACCATGACTGTACCTTACGCTTATTGTAAAGGTATTCTTATGGGTACGTTGTCCATGGAGCTAGGTGGAAAGGTTCATATAAACTGCGAGAAAACGGGTTACCATGCCGAATTGGATTTTAAACTAAAG CCATTCCTGGGTGGCGCAGAACAAATGAATCAAGTCGTAGGAGCAATACGTCTTGGCAAGGAAACTCTTGCTAACGTGTCGGGGTATTGGGACGGTCAGATTGTGATTACTGATAAGAGGGCGGGG CAAGAAACCGTATTCTTCAATCCGACTCCAGAAGTGCGTAAAAAGAGATTGAAGAAGTACACCGTACCTCTGGAGCATCAAGGACCATGGGAGAGCGAGAAGTTGTGGTACGACGTTACGCAAGCGATCAATCGAGACGATCAAGTCGCTGCCACAGAGGCGAAGACCCATTTGGAGGAAGCCCAAAGGGACCGTGCTAAGGAACGGAAATTTAAGGGGCAGGAGTGGATCCCTAAATATTTCGTCCAG GATATTATAACGGGTAATTGGGTGTATCGGCATGCAGATGTTCGACCGTGGGATTCTAGAAACGACGTGGTGCAGTACGAACAGGATTATATCGTTCGTACGAAAACTAGGCACAAGACGCCAATTATGCGCACTGGTAGTATAGTTTCGACCGACCCACAATCACAG ATTCCGCTTCTTCAAGCCGAATCTCGTTCTTCGCTCTCTGTATTGAAGTCTTCGAAAAGACAATTGTCGAACAATTTACCATTAACAGCGACGGTTCACGATTCTGGGAGTTCGTCCGCAGAGGTACACTCGGATTCTAGTCAGTCGGTGGGCAAAAGAAAGCGTTCTACAGCAAG aataataaatattattaaggaagTAGAGCGTCAAATGTTGGAATACGGGGACAAGCTGAATCACATACAACATGTAATAGAGCAGCTCGCCAGAAAGCAAAGAGAACAGGGTGACCAACATCATAGTATAAGTATGTTGAAGAGCTTCATAGACACGATTCTTGTTATTGTAATTGTCTTTTCTGTACAATACTTTGTGAAAATATGGAACGAAGAGCCCAGCGGAGGTTGA
- the Orp8 gene encoding oxysterol-binding protein-related protein 8 isoform X2, translating to MHLCQRSIMSSQPIVVPGGDQRSQPETHSMSVGSSTDTFKTMTPPNVSRSLSNRSSDSGCGTLPSKLEPVDQQLRRSSAQVQSATLPKLPSTESLSTSVNLTTAAPPLSPGLPTMGEANQKTDNASDKSMDSCKLTRKESYKAQRKNYRMEKKRVANELLSSFKDPTVIVMSDWLKVRGTLKSWTKLWCILKPGLLLLYKSPKTKSNHWVGTVLLNTCQVIERPSKKDGFCFKLFHPLEQSIWAPRGPEKEAIGAVVQPLPTSYLIFRAPSQAAGKCWLDALELSLRCSSLIVRSTSAIPRTLPHDTTTTHETQWSEADYEKHFDDHDLDDISQPENGAVADVEISASDSESEGSAKEDQPETIDETPYVANENEVLGATGEVVAELQEEQKSLIWFLMKQVRPGMDLSKVVLPTFILEPRSFLEKLADSYYHADLLSRAVVEDDAFTRMKGVVKWYLSGFYKKPQGLKKPYNPLLGETFRCYWQHSNGSRTFYIAEQLSHHPPISGFYVTNRQDGFTISATIIAKSKFYGNSTSAVLDGVAILTMLPRGEDYTMTVPYAYCKGILMGTLSMELGGKVHINCEKTGYHAELDFKLKPFLGGAEQMNQVVGAIRLGKETLANVSGYWDGQIVITDKRAGQETVFFNPTPEVRKKRLKKYTVPLEHQGPWESEKLWYDVTQAINRDDQVAATEAKTHLEEAQRDRAKERKFKGQEWIPKYFVQDIITGNWVYRHADVRPWDSRNDVVQYEQDYIVRTKTRHKTPIMRTGSIVSTDPQSQIPLLQAESRSSLSVLKSSKRQLSNNLPLTATVHDSGSSSAEVHSDSSQSVGKRKRSTARIINIIKEVERQMLEYGDKLNHIQHVIEQLARKQREQGDQHHSISMLKSFIDTILVIVIVFSVQYFVKIWNEEPSGG from the exons ATGCACTTATGCCAGAG ATCTATAATGAGTTCCCAACCAATCGTGGTACCTGGTGGCGATCAACGATCTCAACCAGAAACTCATTCTATGTCCGTTGGAAGCTCCACTGATACCTTCAAAACCATGACACCGCCAAATGTTAGCAGATCTCTTAGTAACC GTAGTAGTGACAGTGGATGTGGTACATTACCGAGTAAGCTAG AACCAGTGGATCAACAACTTCGACGAAGCAGTGCTCAAGTACAGTCTGCAACATTACCTAAACTTCCATCGACAGAGTCCCTATCGACAAGTGTAAATTTAACAACTGCTGCACCTCCACTATCTCCAG GGCTGCCTACAATGGGGGAAGCTAATCAAAAGACAGATAATGCATCTGATAAG TCCATGGATTCTTGCAAATTAACACGGAAAGAATCGTACAAGGCTCAGCGAAAGAATTATCGAATGGAAAAGAAGAGAGTCGCCAATGAACTTTTAAGTTCATTTAAGGATCCGACCGTCATTGTGATGAGCGACTGGCTGAAAGTTCGCGGTACATTAAAGAGCTGGACAAAACTCTGGTGCATTTTGAAGCCTGGGTTGCTGCTACTGTACAAAAGCCCGAAAACAAAG AGTAATCATTGGGTGGGAACGGTGTTACTTAATACGTGTCAAGTAATAGAGCGGCCGAGTAAAAAGGACGgcttttgttttaaattgtttCATCCTTTGGAACAATCGATATGGGCTCCAAGAGGTCCTGAGAAAGAGGCTATCG GTGCTGTGGTACAACCGCTGCCAACTTCTTACTTGATCTTTAGAGCTCCTTCGCAGGCAGCTGGTAAATGTTGGTTAGATGCGCTTGAATTGTCATTGCGTTGTTCCTCTCTAATTGTACGTTCGACAAGCGCGATACCACGTACTCTACCGCACGATACTACAACAACTCACGAGACCCAATGGAGCGAAGCAGACTACGAAAAGCATTTCGATGATCACG ACTTGGACGACATTAGTCAACCAGAAAATGGAGCTGTAGCCGATGTAGAAATCAGTGCCTCTGACAGCGAGTCCGAAGGATCGGCCAAAGAGGATCAACCCGAGACGATCGACGAGACTCCTTACGTTGCCAATGAGAACGAAGTTCTCGGTGCG ACTGGGGAAGTGGTCGCAGAATTACAGGAAGAGCAGAAGTCTTTAATATGGTTCCTGATGAAGCAAGTCCGACCAGGCATGGACTTGTCGAAAGTGGTCCTGCCGACCTTCATCCTAGAACCCCGTTCATTCTTAGAGAAGCTGGCTGATTCCTATTACCACGCGGACTTGTTATCCCG AGCAGTAGTGGAAGATGATGCATTTACACGCATGAAAGGCGTCGTTAAGTGGTATTTGTCTGGTTTCTACAAGAAACCTCAGGGCTTGAAAAAACCGTATAACCCGCTTTTAGGGGAAACGTTCCGCTGCTATTGGCAGCATTCTAATGGTTCTAGAACTTTCTATATAGCCGAACAA CTGTCTCATCACCCACCTATATCAGGATTTTACGTAACGAACCGACAAGATGGATTTACTATTAGCGCTACGATTATTGCCAAGTCCAAGTTTTATG GAAATTCGACATCGGCGGTTTTGGATGGCGTTGCAATATTGACGATGTTACCCAGAGGAGAAGATTATACCATGACTGTACCTTACGCTTATTGTAAAGGTATTCTTATGGGTACGTTGTCCATGGAGCTAGGTGGAAAGGTTCATATAAACTGCGAGAAAACGGGTTACCATGCCGAATTGGATTTTAAACTAAAG CCATTCCTGGGTGGCGCAGAACAAATGAATCAAGTCGTAGGAGCAATACGTCTTGGCAAGGAAACTCTTGCTAACGTGTCGGGGTATTGGGACGGTCAGATTGTGATTACTGATAAGAGGGCGGGG CAAGAAACCGTATTCTTCAATCCGACTCCAGAAGTGCGTAAAAAGAGATTGAAGAAGTACACCGTACCTCTGGAGCATCAAGGACCATGGGAGAGCGAGAAGTTGTGGTACGACGTTACGCAAGCGATCAATCGAGACGATCAAGTCGCTGCCACAGAGGCGAAGACCCATTTGGAGGAAGCCCAAAGGGACCGTGCTAAGGAACGGAAATTTAAGGGGCAGGAGTGGATCCCTAAATATTTCGTCCAG GATATTATAACGGGTAATTGGGTGTATCGGCATGCAGATGTTCGACCGTGGGATTCTAGAAACGACGTGGTGCAGTACGAACAGGATTATATCGTTCGTACGAAAACTAGGCACAAGACGCCAATTATGCGCACTGGTAGTATAGTTTCGACCGACCCACAATCACAG ATTCCGCTTCTTCAAGCCGAATCTCGTTCTTCGCTCTCTGTATTGAAGTCTTCGAAAAGACAATTGTCGAACAATTTACCATTAACAGCGACGGTTCACGATTCTGGGAGTTCGTCCGCAGAGGTACACTCGGATTCTAGTCAGTCGGTGGGCAAAAGAAAGCGTTCTACAGCAAG aataataaatattattaaggaagTAGAGCGTCAAATGTTGGAATACGGGGACAAGCTGAATCACATACAACATGTAATAGAGCAGCTCGCCAGAAAGCAAAGAGAACAGGGTGACCAACATCATAGTATAAGTATGTTGAAGAGCTTCATAGACACGATTCTTGTTATTGTAATTGTCTTTTCTGTACAATACTTTGTGAAAATATGGAACGAAGAGCCCAGCGGAGGTTGA